A single window of Coleofasciculus sp. FACHB-1120 DNA harbors:
- a CDS encoding PadR family transcriptional regulator, translating to MFRPFHSRTPMPAWAGEGFGNRFFMSGRHGGRGSSGGGWGDEPRTRRGDIKFILLELLSERPQHGYELMKELEARRGGFRRPSPGSVYPTLQMLEEGGYLTSEEVEGKRVYTITESGRQFLSDRHQHSHSRNARDSFTESKPSELIELRHTLTQLNDAVTQVARSGNVEQANRVRDLLVQVKREIYKLLAEQ from the coding sequence CATGGGCAGGAGAAGGATTTGGCAATCGATTTTTCATGAGTGGGCGACATGGAGGCAGAGGTTCGTCTGGTGGTGGATGGGGAGATGAGCCTCGTACCCGTCGCGGCGATATTAAGTTCATTCTGCTGGAGCTTCTCTCTGAGCGTCCCCAGCATGGTTATGAATTGATGAAAGAGTTAGAAGCACGTCGCGGTGGCTTTCGCCGCCCTAGTCCAGGCTCTGTCTATCCAACGCTTCAGATGCTGGAAGAAGGCGGTTATTTGACCAGTGAGGAGGTCGAGGGCAAGCGAGTTTATACGATTACAGAGAGTGGCAGACAATTCTTGAGCGATCGCCACCAGCACTCTCATTCTAGAAACGCTCGCGACAGTTTTACGGAAAGTAAGCCTTCTGAATTGATTGAGTTGCGGCATACTTTAACTCAGTTGAATGATGCCGTCACCCAAGTTGCTCGAAGTGGCAATGTGGAGCAAGCCAATCGAGTACGCGATCTGCTTGTTCAGGTAAAGCGTGAGATTTACA